Proteins found in one Labrenzia sp. VG12 genomic segment:
- a CDS encoding bifunctional helix-turn-helix domain-containing protein/methylated-DNA--[protein]-cysteine S-methyltransferase: MTKALDLASLTSDPKPIAVGVEAAENYGVVRQTLKRITEDWREQPSLEQLAREVGLQPIQLQRVFSRWAGLTPKQFLQAITLDHAKALLRDSASVLDATYEVGLSGSGRLHDLFVTHEAMTPGDYRNRGGGLSIAYGFHPSPFGQVLVMATDKGLAGLGFADPGEEESALADMCERWPAARFTQDQEATANYAQRVFDPGKWQEDQPLNIVMIGTDFEIRVWQTLLKIPMGAATTYSDIAACLGKPKASRAVGTAVGRNPISFVVPCHRVLAKGGKLGGYHWGLTRKRAILGWESGLSGPVLECV; this comes from the coding sequence ATGACCAAAGCCCTAGACCTTGCCAGCCTGACATCCGACCCGAAGCCGATCGCCGTCGGCGTGGAAGCGGCCGAAAATTATGGTGTTGTCCGTCAGACGCTGAAGCGGATCACCGAGGACTGGCGCGAGCAACCGAGCCTGGAACAGCTTGCAAGGGAAGTCGGCCTGCAGCCGATCCAGTTGCAACGGGTGTTTTCGCGCTGGGCGGGCCTGACACCGAAACAGTTCCTCCAGGCGATCACCCTGGACCATGCCAAAGCTCTCCTGCGCGACTCCGCCAGCGTTCTGGATGCGACCTACGAGGTCGGCCTCTCCGGGTCCGGCCGCCTGCACGATCTCTTTGTCACCCATGAAGCCATGACACCGGGCGATTATCGCAATCGCGGCGGCGGGCTCTCCATTGCCTACGGCTTTCATCCCTCTCCCTTCGGGCAGGTGCTGGTCATGGCGACGGACAAGGGCCTCGCCGGGCTCGGCTTTGCCGATCCGGGCGAAGAGGAGAGCGCCCTTGCGGACATGTGCGAGCGCTGGCCCGCCGCACGCTTCACGCAGGACCAGGAAGCGACTGCAAACTACGCCCAGCGCGTGTTCGACCCGGGCAAATGGCAGGAAGACCAACCGCTGAACATCGTCATGATCGGCACGGATTTCGAAATCCGGGTCTGGCAGACGCTCTTGAAAATCCCGATGGGAGCGGCAACCACCTATTCAGACATTGCCGCCTGCCTCGGCAAACCCAAGGCGTCCCGGGCCGTCGGAACCGCGGTCGGCCGCAACCCGATCTCCTTCGTCGTGCCCTGCCACCGGGTGCTTGCCAAGGGCGGCAAACTCGGCGGCTACCACTGGGGTCTCACCCGCAAGCGGGCCATCCTGGGCTGGGAAAGCGGGTTGTCCGGACCGGTGCTGGAGTGTGTTTGA
- a CDS encoding Lrp/AsnC family transcriptional regulator, with product MDDLDLRLVSLLRHDGRRSVSELAGDLKVSRATVRSRMEKLLETGEILGFTAVLRDDWRDLPIRAVTLVVVDGHNTDPVIRRLSAMTEVRAIHSTNGKWDLVLDIATRDLAAFDDALNRIRLIEGITGTETNLLLNTRKGPAASASEFKDVLG from the coding sequence ATGGACGATCTGGATCTGAGACTGGTCTCGCTTCTGCGCCATGACGGGCGCAGGTCGGTGTCCGAACTGGCAGGTGACTTGAAAGTATCGCGGGCCACCGTTCGATCGCGCATGGAGAAACTTCTCGAAACCGGTGAAATTCTCGGGTTCACCGCCGTCTTGCGGGATGACTGGCGCGATCTGCCGATCCGCGCCGTCACCCTCGTGGTGGTGGACGGGCACAATACCGACCCGGTCATCCGCCGCCTGAGCGCGATGACCGAGGTGCGCGCCATACACTCCACCAATGGCAAGTGGGATCTTGTGCTGGATATCGCGACAAGAGATCTCGCCGCCTTTGACGATGCGCTCAACCGGATCCGCCTGATCGAGGGCATCACCGGCACGGAGACAAATCTCCTGCTGAACACCCGCAAGGGCCCGGCGGCTTCGGCCAGCGAGTTCAAGGACGTCCTGGGGTAG
- the rocF gene encoding arginase, protein MGPDAYRTAGLAETLEALGHTVVDHGNLQPADVGKLTPPNPVLKNYPAYVAWTRSLHDKAAELGEAPVVPVYLGGDHAMAAGTVSGQARAAAAQNRPLFVLWLDAHSDFHTFDSTDSGNLHGTPLAFLCGLPGFDDMLGAPFEHTLKPENVEILGVRSIDDEERKLLLDHGVGVSDMRRIDEEGIHNLLRPFLERVRAENGLLHVSLDVDFLDPGIAPAVGTTVPGGASFREAHLVMEMLHDSGLVTSLDLVELNPFLDERGKTARLMVDLTGSLFGRRVFDRPTRSF, encoded by the coding sequence ATGGGGCCGGATGCCTATCGGACAGCAGGCCTTGCCGAAACACTGGAGGCGCTGGGCCATACCGTCGTTGACCACGGTAACCTGCAGCCCGCGGATGTTGGCAAGCTGACGCCGCCGAACCCGGTTCTGAAGAACTACCCGGCCTATGTGGCCTGGACGCGATCTCTGCACGACAAGGCAGCTGAACTCGGCGAAGCGCCGGTGGTTCCGGTCTATCTGGGTGGTGACCATGCCATGGCGGCTGGCACCGTTTCCGGTCAGGCGCGGGCTGCGGCGGCGCAGAACCGGCCGCTATTCGTGCTGTGGCTCGACGCCCATTCGGACTTCCACACCTTCGACAGTACGGACAGTGGCAACCTGCACGGCACCCCGCTTGCGTTTCTGTGCGGCCTGCCGGGCTTTGACGACATGCTTGGCGCTCCGTTCGAGCACACCCTCAAGCCGGAAAATGTCGAGATCCTCGGTGTGCGTTCCATTGACGATGAAGAGCGCAAGCTGTTGCTCGACCATGGCGTCGGCGTCAGCGACATGCGCCGCATTGACGAGGAAGGCATCCACAACCTGTTGCGGCCGTTCCTGGAGCGGGTGCGCGCCGAGAATGGCCTGCTGCATGTCAGCCTCGATGTCGATTTCCTCGATCCCGGCATTGCACCGGCCGTCGGCACGACCGTGCCGGGCGGGGCGTCCTTCCGCGAGGCCCACCTGGTCATGGAAATGCTCCACGACAGCGGCCTTGTCACCTCGCTCGATCTCGTCGAGCTCAACCCTTTCCTGGACGAACGCGGAAAAACCGCGCGTCTCATGGTCGACCTGACCGGCAGCCTGTTCGG